Proteins from a genomic interval of Acropora muricata isolate sample 2 unplaced genomic scaffold, ASM3666990v1 scaffold_748, whole genome shotgun sequence:
- the LOC136907435 gene encoding uncharacterized protein: MRRAAMEGMAKRRRGTHGSGSSSTSLENLDEDVSSDEELPKKGKGCKKRRVGKLSAVEMLADKYDQKAILKEKEIELKKMELQFQVQKFEKESEERKLRLELEMQERRAMLDILNKMK; encoded by the exons ATGAGACGTGCTGCCATGGAAGGGATGGCCA AGAGACGACGTGGAACCCATGGAAGTGGTTCGTCCAGTACTAGTTTGGAAAACTTGGATGAAGATGTTTCATCAGATGAAGAGTTGccaaaaaaagggaaag GTTGCAAGAAAAGAAGAGTGGGAAAGCTAAGTGCAGTCGAAATGCTGGCTGACAAATACGACCAAAAGGCCAttcttaaggaaaaagaaattgagTTAAAAAAGATGGAGTTGCAGTTTCAAGTTCAGAAATTTGAGAAAGAATCGGAAGAGAGAAAGCTGCGACTGGAACTGGAGATGCAGGAACGAAGGGCAATGTTGGACATTCTAAACAAGATGAAGTGA